The following nucleotide sequence is from Paracrocinitomix mangrovi.
TTGAAGGGTTTAATGAATTATATACCTGTCAAAGTTCAAATTTGGTCTTATAATCATTGATGCTTTTTTGTATGATTTCTTTTGCTAATTGGGCATTTTGGAAATCTTCAACTTCAACGGTTTTATTCTCCAGTTTTTTGTAATCCTCAAAGAAGTTTTTAAGCTCTTTAATAAAGTGATTTGGTAGTTCTGAGATGTCGTTAATATGATTTACACTCATGTCGTTTTCAGCAACGGCAATTATTTTGTCATCTAATTCTCCTCCATCTAACATTCGCATTACGCCTATAACTTTAGCTGATACAAGGCACATTGGAACAATGGTTATTTGAGATAGAACTAAAATATCCAGAGGATCTTTATCGTCACAATAGGTTTGTGGGATAAAACCGTAATTCGCCGGGTAATACATAGATGAGTAAAGTACCCTATCCATTAATAAAAGACCGCTTTCTTTGTCTAGTTCGTATTTAGCTCTGGTATTAGCTGGAATTTCAATGATGGCATTTACAAAATCAGGTTGTCTTTCTCCAACATTTACTTTGTGCCAGGGATTTGTGTGATCTATTTTCATTTTTAGTAAATAAAAAAGGGAATGAAATTCATTCCCTAAGTTTTGTTATTTGTTATGTAAGTGAACATCCATTTGTGGGAAAGGGATGTTTAGTCCTTCTTTACCAAACTCTTCATATATCTTTTGGTTCATCTTAAAATGCACTTCCCAATAATCTTCTGTTTTGGCCCAAACTCTTAGTGTGATGTTAACTGAACTGTCTGCTAATGCTCCTAAACCAATGAATGGTGCGGGATCTTGAAGTATTTTTTCATCTTCAGAAATAAATCTTTGAAGCACTTTTACTGCGTCCTGATAACTGTCTCCATAAGCAATTCCTACAACAAAATCTACTCTTCTATTTTTTTGCATGGTGAAGTTTGTAATGTTTCCATTTGCCATTGCTCCGTTAGGAACAATGACAGTTTTGTTGTCAACTGTTAATAGTACAGTGTTGAATATTTGAATCTCATAAACAACTCCTTCTTCTCCTTGAGCTTTGATGTAATCACCAACTTTATAAGGTCTGAAAACTAGAATCATAACGCCTCCGGCAAAATTTCCAAGGGTTCCTGAAAATGCCATACCTATAGCTAAACCGGCGGCACCAATTAAAGCAACAAAGGATGTCATTTCTACCCCCAATTGACCTAAAGCAGATACAACAACTAGGATTCGTAAAGTGTTGCCAACTAAGCTTTTTAAGAATTTTTTTAGGGAAACATCAAATTCTTTTTTGTCGAGTGCTTTGCCTATCATTTTGGTGATTCTCTTTGCTAAGAAAAATCCAATGAATAATACTGCTAAAGCAATTGCCAGGTTGATTCCCCATTCTTGAAGTTTGTCTAGAATTGAGTGCCAGCTGAATTGATATGATCCACTTCCTTCAACTACTTCTGAGGTTGTAGTGGCTAATGAATCTGCATCTTGTAACATAGTAGTGTGATTTTAAATAAAGAACAAAATTATTGGTTTTAAGTGCTTGATTTGAAATAATTCAGTTTGATTTTTAACAATTAAGCTGCTATTAAGATTAAATAATTAGTTGAACAGAAAAATGAATAAAAATATATTGTTTTTAATAATTGAAAAACAACACTATAGAGTTGTTGTTTAGAATCATTATAAATAAAATACCACAAAAAAGGTATTTCAAAATAAATATCTCAACGGTAGTTTTGTGCACTCAACAATTAACTAAACAATGAAAATATTTATTCCAATTTTAACAATCACTGCATTGATGGCTACTACTTCATGCAAAAAACAAAAAGTAAATAACCTTAAAGAGGATTTTAAAAACAATTATTCAGAGATAGTATATGCAAACTATCAAGATGCTTATCAGGATGCACAGTCACTACAAAATTCAATTATTGATTTTGTAGATAATCCTTCTGAGGCAAGTCATCAAGATGCTAAACAGGTTTGGTTACAAGCAAGAGAGTCGTATGGAACTACAGAAGCTTTCAGGTTTTCTGGTGGTCCTATTGATGATGAAGATGGACCGGAAGGGGAGTTGAATGCCTGGCCATTAGATGAGGCATTTGTAGATTATGTAGAGGGAAATGCATTAAGTGGAATCATTAATAATTCTGCGATTACAATTGATGCAGCAACTTTAAGATCCATGAATGAAGAAGGAGGTGAAACCAATATCAGTATAGGTTATCACGCTATCGAATTTCTGTTATGGGGTCAAGATGATGCTAATACGTCATTAAAAACAGCAGGCGATAGACCTTATACTGATTATGTTGTTGGTTCTGGGGGTACAGCTGATAACCAGGATAGAAGAGGCTTATATCTTAAAACTTGTGCGGCTATATTGGTAGAAGATTTAGCAAGTTTAGTTGATGAATGGAAAAATGGTGGTGCATATAGATCAACTTTCTTAGCACAGGATGCTGATTTAAGTATGCAGCATATCTTAACCGGAATAGGAGTATTGGCAAAATCTGAACTTGCTGGAGAAAGAATTTTTACGGCACTTGATAATCAAAATCAAGAAGATGAACATTCATGTTTTTCAGATAATACACACAGAGATATAATCTTGAATTTTGAAGGGATTCAGCAAATTTACACTGGAATTTATATCAAAAATGATGGGTCTGAAGTTTCTGGAGTTGGTTTAAGCGATATTATTGATAAACAGGATAAAAAATTAAATGCAGAATTAAGTGATTTGTTCACTGCTTGTGAAGCAAGTGTTAATTCAATATCTGTTCCTTTTGATGATGCTTTAACACAAGAAACTCCTGGTGGAACGGGTTCAATTAATGAATCTGTTGTAAATTTGAGAAAGCTAGGTGATAAAATTGCGGAAGCTGCAGCAGCTCTAGGTTTAACTATAGATACGTCATTACCAGAGTAGAAAAAATATGACCATAAAACCCCAAATATTCTTGCTTGCAGGCCTTTTATTGGTGGCTTGTAGAAAAGATCTTGATCATTATGATCAAGAGGAATTGAGTGGTGGATATAACGGTACGGTTTTTTTAACATCTTCTGGGGCGTTTTCGCAACAAATGCCTGGGATTGGAGCTGATAAAGAGCTCCAATTCTTTGTTGGTAATAGTTTTTTTAATCAAAATTGGGTGTCGGCTCCTTCGTCAACTACCGCCAGAGATGGTCTAGGTCCCTTGTTTAATGCGCGTTCTTGTTCGGCGTGTCATTTTCAAGATGGAAGAGGAGAGCCGGTTCAAGATTTAGGTGACAATTCAAATGGCTTTTTACTAAGGCTAAGTGTACCTGGTGAAGGAGTTCATGGAGAGCCTTTGCCTGATCCTGTGTACGGTCCTCAATTCAATGATTTGGCGGTAAGTAATGCATTGGATGAGGGTGATATTTTTGTTACTTATGAATATATATCCGGCACTTATGAAGACGGAACACCTTATGAGCTTAGAAAGCCTTTTTATTATGTGAGTAATCTCAATTATGGAAGTATTGCTTCAAATGTTATGATGTCTCCTCGAATTGGGCAGCAAATGATAGGGTTGGGGTTATTGGAAGCTATTGATGAACAAGATATTTTAGCGCTGGCAGATGAAGCAGATGTTGATGGTGATGGAATTTCAGGTAAGCCAAATTATGTTTGGGATTTCCAAAGTGAATCAGAGAAAATGGGGAGATTTGGATGGAAATCAGGTCACCCTTCTGTGATGCAGCAGGTAGCAGGAGCTTTAATTGGTGATTTAGGGATAAAATCAAACTTATTTGATACTGAGAATCATTCTGCTGCACAATCAAATTTGGATACTTTGCCTGATGGAGGGATAGTTGAAATAGAGGAGGATGATTTTGGAAAACTGGTGCTGTACTGCAGTTCGTTGGCTGTTCCGGCTAGAAGAAATGTGGATGATGAATCTGTTGTAAGAGGACGAGAGTTGTTCAGAAGCCTAGATTGTGCAAAATGTCATACAGTGGCTTTTAATACTGGAAATTCGCATTATCTGAGCTATTTGAATAATCAAACAATTCATCCGTATTCAGATTTGTTGTTGCACGATATGGGACCTGGATTGGCTGATAATAGACCTGATTTTAAAGCTAATGGACAGGAATGGAGAACCCAGCCTTTGTGGGGGATCGGCTTAATTTCAATTGTCAATGGTCATACTTTTTTCTTGCATGATGGCAGAGCAAGAAGTTTGGAAGAGGCCATACTATGGCACGGAGGAGAGGCGGAAAATGCTAAAAATCAGTTCAAATCTCTCGAATCTTCTGATAGACAGGCATTAATAGATTATTTAAATTCACTTTAATGAGATTTTCTTTTTTAGTTTTTTTGATCTTCCTAATTGGTTTTAGTTCATGTAAAAAAAGTCGATTTAAAAGGAGTGATTTTCTACAAGAATTTTATGATTATAAAGTGAAGCCAGACCTGCTTAATTTGAATTCACAAGTATTTGATTTACAAAATAAATGGTTAGATTACTTAAATAATCAAAGTAATAGTAATTTTGATTTATTCAAAGATCAGTTTGATTTAACTTTTGCTGCTATTGATAATGCGACTTTTTATAATTTGGGGGATATTTCTCAAACCTATATTTACAATAAATTCAATAAGTCGGGGATTGATACAGTAAACGCCTGGGGTTTTTATGCTGATAATACAGTTGTTACAACATCTGCAGTTGCTTCTTTACCTAATAATCAAAAAGGATTTTATTTTATTGAATATCTGGTGTTTAGCGATTTTTCTCAGGATTCATTATCAAGTTTGAAATACCAAAGTTGGATTTCTTCTTGTATTGAGGATTTGTCAAACAATGTTGGAGATTTGGAGTTTTCCTGGAGTATCTACGAAAAAAACTTTACATCTAACACAGATGATGGTGTCAGTGGGTCATTTAATGTTGTTTGCAATAGAATTATTCATTCATTGGAAGATTTGATTGATAAGCGCCTAAATCCGGTATTGGAAGCAATGGATACTGATCAGATAATAGGAGGGAATTCAGGTAATGGGTTGAAAAGCGTTAAGCGATTGTTCTTTCAATTAGAAGCGGTTTATCTGGGGAATGGAGATCAACAATTTAATGCCATTCATAATTATTTAAAAAAGAAAGATAAAAAGCTAGCGGATTCAGTAACGGAGCGGTTTTCCGACATCTCTTCAGATTTAAATTCAATGAATAATGAAATGGAATGGTATCTGTTGAATGATGTTGCTGCTTTAGAATCATTGAAACAGAAATTAACTGATTTGTTAGTAGTTTTTAAGTTGGATGTTACCAATGCAATGGGGGTGATTTTAACTTTTGGAGATACAGATGGTGATTAAATTAGTGTTTTTTAATTAATTGATAATCAGTGTTTAATAACTGTTTTAAAATAAATTTTCAATTTTTTATTTGGAATTAAAATTAATTCTGTTTTACCTTTGTCGCGTCGATTGCGGTTCTCGTAACTTGTGGTCGATTTATAAAGAAGAGGCGAGAGATCAGGCTCGTTGACCCTCTGGCAACCCTCAAGAAGGACTTGAAAGGTGCCAATTCCTGCCTCCCGATTAAAAGGGATGGAAATATAAATTGGAAACAAGATGACAATTTACATTCAAAATCAGGTTTTAAAAAGTTCATTATCTAACGCATTAATGCGTCATTTTAATTGTTGCTGTTGTAGCACTTGCATGTGCTGTTGTTAGTCTGAAACAATAGTCCAAGTATCGTTCAGGAAGTGTAATCACTTCTAAAATCAACCTTTATAAACAATTAAAATGTTAGAATACTATATACATAATCAAGAGTTTGCGTTTGAGTCTGGCGAAAAGTTAGATCACTTAAAAATTGCATATCAAATTATCGGAAATCCTGAAGCTAAAAAGTTGATATGGGTTTGTCATGCATTGTCGGGGAATACAGATGTCCTGGATTGGTGGGGAGGTTTGTTTGGGATAAATAGACTGTTTGATCCTTCAGAATATAAGATTGTTTGTGCAAATGTGCTAGGGTCTTGCTATGGTTCAACCGGGCCGGATGATTTTGAGGAAGGATCAGTGTTTCCTTTGGTGACAATCAGAGACATGGTTAATGCGCATGAGGTCCTTCGCAAGGTGTTGGGAATTGAAAGGGTGGATGTCTTAATTGGTGCTTCTCTTGGTGGGCAACAGGCTTTGGAATGGTCTATTCAAAATCCGGAATTTTCTGATCATTTGATTTTGATAGCTACAAATGCTGTGCATTCTCCTTATGGAAGAGGTTTTAATGAAGCTCAGCGAATGGCATTAAAGGCTGATCCAACATTTGGACAAGAAAATGGAGGAAAGCAAGGTTTGGCTGCTGCCAGAGCAATTGCAATGCTTTCATACAGGTCTTATAATGATTTTAGCATAAAACAGGCAGACACAGAAGGGCGAATAAATGATTTTAATGCTTCTTCCTATTTGAATTATCAAGGATCAAAATTCATTGAAAGGTTTCAGGCTAAGTCATATTATGTCTTGTCAAAATCCATGGATAGTCATGATGTAGGAAGGGAGAGAGGAGGAGTTGAGAAGGCTTTAAAGCTGATCAGTGCCAAAACATTAGTTGTTGCTGTTGATTCTGATGTATTGTTTCCTCAGTTGGAGCAGAAAAGGTTGGTTGAGGGGATTCCTGATGCAGTTTTAGGCTTTATTAAATCGCCTTATGGGCATGATGCTTTTTTGATAGAATATGAGCAGTTAAGCGGGATAATAAAAGACTTTTTATACAATGATTTTAAAATAAACAAACCAACTGTAGTGAAAACTACATTAAAAAATGTGAGATGAGAAAAGAATTAAAAATAGGATTATTTGGATTTGGATGCGTGGGATCAGGGCTTTATGATGTGCTGAATAAGAGTAAGTTATTAAATGCTTCCATTGATAAAATAGTGGTTAAAGATCCTTTAAAGCAAAGGTCTTTGCCGGAAGATCAATTTTATTATGACCCCAATGTTATTCTTGATGATCCTGAAATAAATGTGGTGGTTGAATTGATTGATGATGCTGATGCGGCATTTGATATCGTTACAAAGGCTTTTAAAAAAGGAAAACATGTGGTAAGTGCTAATAAAAAGATGATAGCAGAGCACTTGATTGAGTTGTTGACATTAAAAGATGAATATGGTGTTTCATTTTTATATGAGGCTTCTTCTTGCGCTAGTATACCGGTGATCAGAAACTTAGAAGAATATTATAATAATGATAGTTTAGCGGGGATAGAAGGGATTTGTAACGGTACCACTAATTATATTTTGACCCGTTTGCAGAATGAATTAAAGTCTTTTGATGAAATCTTAAAAGATGCGCAAGATGTAGGTTTTGCTGAATCTGATCCAACTTTAGATATTGATGGATTTGACAGTAAGTACAAGTTGCAAATTTTGATTTTGCACACCTTTGGCTTGATTACACAGCCTGAGGAGGTATTGAATTTGGGGATTCGCTATATAAAACAAAGAGATATTCAATATGCCAAGGAAAAAGGTTTGCGTATAAAGTTGGTTTCATTTGCTCGACGTATTGATGATAAGATTGTAGCATATGTAGCTCCACAAATAGTTGACGATCAGAATTTTGCTTTTGAAATCAATTACGAGTTTAATGGGGTTTCTATTGAGGCATTGTTTTCTGATAAGCAAGTGTTTATAGGAAAGGGAGCGGGTAGTCATCCTACCGCTTCAGCAGTTCTTTCTGATGTTTCGGCTCTTCAGTTTGATTACAAATATGAATACAAAAAGTTTGATGAATGCAAAGCGCAAATGGCTAAAGATGCTATAGTGAAAGTGTTTGTATCAACTGAACAAGTTGATTTGCTTGAAAAAGTTGATTTTATTGAAGTAGAAGAGGAGTTTGTTGCGGTAGATTATGCTTATAAAGTAGGAAGACTGAAGTTGTCGCAATTATCGCATACTTTTTACAGAGAAAATCCTGAATTGTTTATTTCTTTTTATGGAGATAATGACATTGAATTACTTTCTTTAAGAGAAGAATTTAAAGAATCTGTAACGGTATGAAAATTAAACTAGAAAGAATAGGTGAGCCATTTCATTTACTTGCTACAAATGAAGAAGGGGCTAAAATAGAATATGACGCTAAAGAAGATATTGGTGGGACAGGCAAAGGGTTTAGACCAATGCAGGCTGTGGCGAGCTCTTTAGCAGCTTGTTCGTCAATAGATGTTTTGCTCATTTTAAAAAAGCAGAAAATTGAATTAGAGTATTACAATGTGAGTGTTGAGGCAGAAAGAAGAGAGGAGCATCCAAGAGTGTTTACTCATATTCATTTAGAATTTGAGTTCAAAACAAATGGTCCGTCAGATAAACTTGAAAGAGCGGTAGGTTTAAGTGTTGACAAGTATTGTTCGGTGGCACGCATGCTGGAGTCTACCGTAAAAATAACTTCAAGTGTTAAGTTAGTACAATAGTCATAACTATTTGAAAAATAAATTATTAATGTAAATGAAAACAGAGACAAGACTCATAAGAACTCAAGTTGAAAGAAGTGATAATAAGGAACATTCAGTACCTCTTTACATGACTTCAAGTTATGTGTTTGATGATGCCGATCATATGGCAGCCTTGTTCAATGATGAAGAAGAAGGTTATATATATAGTAGGTATTCAAATCCCAATATTTCTGAGTTTGTACAAAAGGTAGCCGACTTGGAGAGGACCGAAACGGGCTGGGCTACAGCATCCGGAATGGCTGCGATATTCTCTGTTTTTGGAGCATTTTTGGAGAGTGGAGATGAAATTTTGTCTTCAAGATCTGTATTCGGCTCTACCCATAAGTTGTTTACTGAAATACTACCTAAATGGGGGATTAAAACTACTTATGTAGACTTTGATGATGTAGATAATTGGGCTGATTCCATTAATAAAAGAACTAAAATTTTATATCTGGAAACTCCTACTAATCCTGGGGTTGATATAATTGATTTGGCCAAAGTAGGGGTGATTACTAAGCAAAACGGATTACTTTACGTAGTAGACAACTGTTTTGCGACTCCAATCAATCAAAAACCTGCTGATTTTGGTGCTGATTTAGTG
It contains:
- a CDS encoding inorganic diphosphatase — translated: MKIDHTNPWHKVNVGERQPDFVNAIIEIPANTRAKYELDKESGLLLMDRVLYSSMYYPANYGFIPQTYCDDKDPLDILVLSQITIVPMCLVSAKVIGVMRMLDGGELDDKIIAVAENDMSVNHINDISELPNHFIKELKNFFEDYKKLENKTVEVEDFQNAQLAKEIIQKSINDYKTKFEL
- a CDS encoding mechanosensitive ion channel family protein → MLQDADSLATTTSEVVEGSGSYQFSWHSILDKLQEWGINLAIALAVLFIGFFLAKRITKMIGKALDKKEFDVSLKKFLKSLVGNTLRILVVVSALGQLGVEMTSFVALIGAAGLAIGMAFSGTLGNFAGGVMILVFRPYKVGDYIKAQGEEGVVYEIQIFNTVLLTVDNKTVIVPNGAMANGNITNFTMQKNRRVDFVVGIAYGDSYQDAVKVLQRFISEDEKILQDPAPFIGLGALADSSVNITLRVWAKTEDYWEVHFKMNQKIYEEFGKEGLNIPFPQMDVHLHNK
- a CDS encoding imelysin family protein, which encodes MKIFIPILTITALMATTSCKKQKVNNLKEDFKNNYSEIVYANYQDAYQDAQSLQNSIIDFVDNPSEASHQDAKQVWLQARESYGTTEAFRFSGGPIDDEDGPEGELNAWPLDEAFVDYVEGNALSGIINNSAITIDAATLRSMNEEGGETNISIGYHAIEFLLWGQDDANTSLKTAGDRPYTDYVVGSGGTADNQDRRGLYLKTCAAILVEDLASLVDEWKNGGAYRSTFLAQDADLSMQHILTGIGVLAKSELAGERIFTALDNQNQEDEHSCFSDNTHRDIILNFEGIQQIYTGIYIKNDGSEVSGVGLSDIIDKQDKKLNAELSDLFTACEASVNSISVPFDDALTQETPGGTGSINESVVNLRKLGDKIAEAAAALGLTIDTSLPE
- a CDS encoding di-heme oxidoredictase family protein, producing the protein MTIKPQIFLLAGLLLVACRKDLDHYDQEELSGGYNGTVFLTSSGAFSQQMPGIGADKELQFFVGNSFFNQNWVSAPSSTTARDGLGPLFNARSCSACHFQDGRGEPVQDLGDNSNGFLLRLSVPGEGVHGEPLPDPVYGPQFNDLAVSNALDEGDIFVTYEYISGTYEDGTPYELRKPFYYVSNLNYGSIASNVMMSPRIGQQMIGLGLLEAIDEQDILALADEADVDGDGISGKPNYVWDFQSESEKMGRFGWKSGHPSVMQQVAGALIGDLGIKSNLFDTENHSAAQSNLDTLPDGGIVEIEEDDFGKLVLYCSSLAVPARRNVDDESVVRGRELFRSLDCAKCHTVAFNTGNSHYLSYLNNQTIHPYSDLLLHDMGPGLADNRPDFKANGQEWRTQPLWGIGLISIVNGHTFFLHDGRARSLEEAILWHGGEAENAKNQFKSLESSDRQALIDYLNSL
- a CDS encoding imelysin family protein, whose amino-acid sequence is MRFSFLVFLIFLIGFSSCKKSRFKRSDFLQEFYDYKVKPDLLNLNSQVFDLQNKWLDYLNNQSNSNFDLFKDQFDLTFAAIDNATFYNLGDISQTYIYNKFNKSGIDTVNAWGFYADNTVVTTSAVASLPNNQKGFYFIEYLVFSDFSQDSLSSLKYQSWISSCIEDLSNNVGDLEFSWSIYEKNFTSNTDDGVSGSFNVVCNRIIHSLEDLIDKRLNPVLEAMDTDQIIGGNSGNGLKSVKRLFFQLEAVYLGNGDQQFNAIHNYLKKKDKKLADSVTERFSDISSDLNSMNNEMEWYLLNDVAALESLKQKLTDLLVVFKLDVTNAMGVILTFGDTDGD
- a CDS encoding homoserine O-acetyltransferase family protein; the encoded protein is MLEYYIHNQEFAFESGEKLDHLKIAYQIIGNPEAKKLIWVCHALSGNTDVLDWWGGLFGINRLFDPSEYKIVCANVLGSCYGSTGPDDFEEGSVFPLVTIRDMVNAHEVLRKVLGIERVDVLIGASLGGQQALEWSIQNPEFSDHLILIATNAVHSPYGRGFNEAQRMALKADPTFGQENGGKQGLAAARAIAMLSYRSYNDFSIKQADTEGRINDFNASSYLNYQGSKFIERFQAKSYYVLSKSMDSHDVGRERGGVEKALKLISAKTLVVAVDSDVLFPQLEQKRLVEGIPDAVLGFIKSPYGHDAFLIEYEQLSGIIKDFLYNDFKINKPTVVKTTLKNVR
- a CDS encoding homoserine dehydrogenase — translated: MRKELKIGLFGFGCVGSGLYDVLNKSKLLNASIDKIVVKDPLKQRSLPEDQFYYDPNVILDDPEINVVVELIDDADAAFDIVTKAFKKGKHVVSANKKMIAEHLIELLTLKDEYGVSFLYEASSCASIPVIRNLEEYYNNDSLAGIEGICNGTTNYILTRLQNELKSFDEILKDAQDVGFAESDPTLDIDGFDSKYKLQILILHTFGLITQPEEVLNLGIRYIKQRDIQYAKEKGLRIKLVSFARRIDDKIVAYVAPQIVDDQNFAFEINYEFNGVSIEALFSDKQVFIGKGAGSHPTASAVLSDVSALQFDYKYEYKKFDECKAQMAKDAIVKVFVSTEQVDLLEKVDFIEVEEEFVAVDYAYKVGRLKLSQLSHTFYRENPELFISFYGDNDIELLSLREEFKESVTV
- a CDS encoding OsmC family protein; protein product: MKIKLERIGEPFHLLATNEEGAKIEYDAKEDIGGTGKGFRPMQAVASSLAACSSIDVLLILKKQKIELEYYNVSVEAERREEHPRVFTHIHLEFEFKTNGPSDKLERAVGLSVDKYCSVARMLESTVKITSSVKLVQ
- a CDS encoding trans-sulfuration enzyme family protein, encoding MKTETRLIRTQVERSDNKEHSVPLYMTSSYVFDDADHMAALFNDEEEGYIYSRYSNPNISEFVQKVADLERTETGWATASGMAAIFSVFGAFLESGDEILSSRSVFGSTHKLFTEILPKWGIKTTYVDFDDVDNWADSINKRTKILYLETPTNPGVDIIDLAKVGVITKQNGLLYVVDNCFATPINQKPADFGADLVIHSATKYFDGQGRTMGGIILGSEEHILKIQGFARHTGPALSPFNAWTLSKSLETLALRVERHNDNALEIAKRLEKHEAVEWVKYPFLASHPQYEIAKSQMKGGGGIVTFEVKGGLEKGKSFLNSLKMLSLTANLGDSRSIATHPASTTHSKLTEEDRMKVGISPGLIRISAGLEHLEDIWADIEQALS